The following are encoded together in the Streptomyces rapamycinicus NRRL 5491 genome:
- a CDS encoding SulP family inorganic anion transporter produces MPAYAPAAGTVRETAEAPGLHKAGRKAKAGGKLGGTVQGADLGTEITASLVVFLVALPLCIGVAVASGTPAELGIITGVVGGLVVGMTRGSTLQVSGPAAGLTALVAETVEAHGIAMLGVIVLMSGLLQIGLGMIRLGRMFQAISIAVVQGMLAGIGLPLMFSQSYPLADATAPGTAVENILGFPAHVLDTFADAQTAIAALLGIATVVLSFVWKKMPGPVSKVPAALVAVAIGVGIAALPGVEVKTLQVGDLLSAVQVPGPEQFAGLADPAVLTAVVTFTVIASAESLFTAAAVDRMHDGPRTRYNTELIAQGAGNTVCGILGALPMTAVVARSSANVQAGARTRLSRTLHGLWLLAFALLLPSVLALIPISVLAGVLVHSGWKLLAPEQFPKMWRQDRGESVVMAITTGTIVATALLEGVLVGLAAGIVLAALRMSRTSVEHRVEGDTAKLVMTGNATFLRLPKVIDALEAVGSAGTPRIRLDLMGVTHLDHACRSQIEEFVEQKRASGTVRVELLLPDLPGPGPGPGLRPRPKPKPKRKYGPESSPESPPVSAASPSPVSPSWPPPQPHERSSSGALYDAFYGPSQPGPSAEWYYLDTRPFEGLQDSEDARWRDQHG; encoded by the coding sequence ATGCCCGCATATGCGCCCGCCGCTGGAACCGTAAGAGAAACAGCCGAGGCCCCTGGCCTCCATAAGGCCGGCAGAAAGGCCAAGGCCGGCGGAAAGCTCGGCGGGACCGTCCAGGGGGCCGACCTCGGTACCGAGATCACCGCCTCCCTGGTCGTCTTCCTCGTGGCCCTGCCCCTGTGCATCGGTGTCGCCGTAGCCTCCGGCACCCCGGCCGAACTCGGCATCATCACCGGTGTCGTCGGCGGGTTGGTGGTCGGTATGACCCGGGGCAGCACCCTCCAGGTCAGCGGGCCCGCCGCCGGGCTCACCGCACTTGTCGCGGAGACCGTCGAGGCCCATGGCATCGCCATGCTCGGGGTCATCGTGCTGATGTCCGGGCTGCTCCAGATCGGCCTGGGGATGATCCGGCTGGGCCGTATGTTCCAGGCCATTTCCATCGCTGTCGTCCAGGGCATGCTCGCCGGGATCGGGCTGCCGCTGATGTTCAGCCAGTCCTATCCGCTGGCCGATGCCACGGCCCCCGGTACGGCCGTCGAGAATATCCTCGGCTTCCCCGCGCATGTCCTCGACACCTTCGCGGACGCGCAGACGGCCATCGCCGCGCTGCTCGGCATCGCCACGGTCGTCCTGAGCTTCGTCTGGAAGAAGATGCCGGGGCCGGTCAGCAAGGTCCCCGCCGCGCTGGTCGCCGTCGCCATCGGCGTCGGGATCGCCGCGCTGCCCGGTGTGGAGGTGAAGACCCTTCAGGTCGGCGATCTGCTGTCGGCCGTCCAGGTGCCCGGGCCGGAGCAGTTCGCGGGGCTGGCCGATCCGGCGGTGCTCACCGCCGTCGTCACCTTCACCGTCATCGCCTCGGCGGAGAGCCTGTTCACGGCCGCCGCGGTGGACCGGATGCACGACGGCCCGCGCACCCGCTACAACACCGAGCTGATCGCCCAGGGCGCGGGCAACACCGTCTGCGGCATCCTCGGCGCGCTGCCCATGACCGCCGTCGTCGCCCGCAGCTCGGCCAATGTGCAGGCCGGGGCCAGGACCCGGCTCTCCCGCACCCTGCACGGCCTGTGGCTGCTGGCCTTCGCGCTGCTGCTGCCGAGCGTCCTCGCCCTGATCCCGATCTCGGTGCTGGCGGGTGTGCTGGTGCACAGCGGCTGGAAGCTGCTCGCGCCCGAGCAGTTCCCGAAGATGTGGCGCCAGGACCGCGGCGAGTCCGTGGTGATGGCCATCACCACGGGCACGATCGTCGCCACCGCGCTGCTGGAGGGGGTGCTGGTCGGGCTCGCGGCCGGGATCGTACTGGCGGCGCTGCGGATGTCGCGGACCTCCGTCGAGCACCGGGTGGAGGGCGACACCGCCAAGCTGGTCATGACCGGCAACGCCACGTTTCTGCGGCTGCCCAAGGTGATCGACGCACTGGAGGCCGTGGGGTCGGCGGGGACGCCGCGGATCCGGCTGGACCTGATGGGGGTGACCCATCTGGACCACGCCTGCCGCAGCCAGATCGAGGAGTTCGTGGAGCAGAAGCGGGCGTCGGGCACCGTACGGGTGGAATTGCTGCTGCCCGACCTTCCGGGGCCGGGGCCCGGGCCGGGGCTGAGGCCGAGGCCCAAGCCCAAGCCGAAGCGAAAGTACGGCCCCGAGTCCTCGCCCGAATCCCCGCCGGTGTCCGCGGCCTCGCCCTCGCCCGTGTCCCCGTCGTGGCCGCCGCCACAGCCGCATGAGCGGTCGTCGTCCGGTGCGCTGTACGACGCGTTCTACGGCCCGTCACAGCCGGGTCCGTCCGCGGAGTGGTACTACCTCGACACCCGCCCCTTCGAAGGTCTCCAGGACTCCGAGGACGCGCGGTGGAGGGACCAGCACGGCTAG
- a CDS encoding response regulator transcription factor, with the protein MTVRALLIEDDETIAEPLVEGLGRYGLTVGHVSTGTAGLEGPYGDIVLLDLGLPDMDGIDVCRGIRQVSDVPIIMLTARGEEADRVLGLELGADDYLAKPFSMRELIARIRAVTRRSQRTATATGPTAPAAPAATATGPTVTAAPAAAPVPAVTPPAAAQPPPREQAPLVVDRRTRQVWVGGVPVSLTPKEFELLALLTEDPGAVYSRQQILDRVWDPHFHGPTKTLDVHIATLRRKLGDPAWIQTLRGVGFRLAVHSGVPSGAPSGAPSGIPEAARP; encoded by the coding sequence ATGACCGTACGAGCGCTGCTCATCGAGGATGACGAGACGATCGCCGAACCCCTCGTCGAGGGACTGGGGCGGTATGGACTGACGGTAGGTCATGTCAGCACGGGGACAGCCGGGCTGGAGGGGCCGTACGGGGACATCGTTCTGCTCGATCTGGGACTGCCGGACATGGACGGCATCGACGTCTGCCGAGGTATCCGGCAGGTGTCCGATGTGCCGATCATCATGCTCACCGCGCGGGGCGAGGAGGCCGACCGGGTCCTGGGGCTGGAGCTGGGCGCGGACGACTACTTGGCGAAGCCGTTCAGCATGCGGGAGCTGATCGCCCGGATCCGCGCGGTGACAAGGCGTTCTCAACGCACCGCCACCGCCACGGGGCCCACCGCTCCGGCCGCCCCCGCCGCCACCGCCACGGGGCCCACCGTGACGGCCGCCCCCGCCGCCGCCCCGGTTCCCGCCGTCACCCCACCGGCCGCCGCGCAGCCGCCGCCCCGGGAGCAGGCGCCGCTGGTCGTGGACCGCCGGACGCGTCAGGTGTGGGTGGGCGGCGTGCCCGTCAGCCTCACTCCCAAGGAGTTCGAGCTGCTGGCCCTGCTCACCGAGGACCCCGGCGCCGTCTACTCGCGCCAGCAGATCCTCGACCGCGTCTGGGACCCCCACTTCCACGGGCCGACCAAGACCCTGGACGTGCACATCGCCACCCTGCGCCGCAAACTGGGCGATCCGGCCTGGATCCAGACCCTGCGCGGGGTCGGCTTCCGTCTCGCCGTCCACTCGGGGGTCCCGTCGGGGGCCCCGTCGGGGGCCCCTTCGGGAATCCCGGAGGCCGCCCGGCCGTGA
- a CDS encoding exonuclease SbcCD subunit D, whose amino-acid sequence MRILHTSDWHLGRSFHRVSLLAAQREFIDHLVTTVRERHIDAVVVAGDIYDRAVPPLAAVELFDDALHRLADLGVPTVMISGNHDSARRLGVGAGLIDRAGIHLRTDPAGCATPVVLSDDHGEVAFYGLPYLEPGLVREELGASAAGHTAVLGAAMDRVRADLATRPSGTRSVVLAHAFVTGGAVSDSERDITVGGVASVPAEVFDGVDYAALGHLHGCQTITERVRYSGSPLAYSFSEAAHRKSMWVVEPAAAGEAPSCERVECPVPRPLARIRGRIEELLADPDLERHEEAWVEATLTDAVRPHEPMARLARRFPHVLTLVFDPERPPEDPLASYAQRLRGRSDRQIAEDFVAHVRGGRGPDEAERALLGDALETVRSEAHENGAGATTATVGATAGEAAR is encoded by the coding sequence GTGAGAATTCTGCACACCTCCGACTGGCACCTCGGGCGGTCCTTTCACCGGGTCAGCCTCCTTGCCGCGCAGCGGGAGTTCATCGACCACCTCGTCACCACCGTGCGCGAGCGGCACATCGACGCGGTGGTCGTCGCGGGTGACATCTACGACCGCGCCGTGCCACCGCTCGCCGCCGTCGAGCTCTTCGACGACGCCCTGCACCGGCTCGCGGACCTCGGGGTGCCGACGGTCATGATCTCCGGCAACCATGACTCGGCCCGCCGTCTGGGCGTCGGCGCCGGGCTGATCGACCGGGCCGGAATCCATCTGCGTACCGACCCCGCCGGATGCGCCACGCCCGTCGTCCTCTCCGACGACCACGGCGAGGTGGCCTTCTACGGTCTGCCGTATCTCGAACCGGGTCTGGTGCGGGAGGAGCTGGGCGCCTCGGCGGCCGGTCATACGGCGGTGCTGGGCGCCGCCATGGACCGGGTGCGCGCCGACCTCGCCACCCGGCCGTCCGGCACCCGGTCCGTCGTCCTCGCGCACGCCTTCGTCACCGGTGGCGCGGTCAGCGACAGCGAGCGGGACATCACGGTCGGCGGGGTCGCCTCCGTACCCGCCGAGGTCTTCGACGGCGTCGACTACGCCGCACTCGGCCATCTGCACGGCTGTCAGACCATCACCGAGCGCGTCCGCTACTCGGGCTCCCCGCTCGCGTACTCCTTCTCCGAGGCGGCGCACCGCAAGTCCATGTGGGTGGTCGAGCCGGCGGCGGCGGGTGAGGCACCGTCGTGCGAACGGGTGGAGTGCCCGGTGCCGCGTCCGCTGGCCCGGATCCGTGGCCGGATCGAGGAGTTGCTGGCCGATCCGGACCTCGAGCGCCATGAGGAGGCGTGGGTCGAGGCCACACTGACCGACGCGGTGCGGCCGCATGAGCCGATGGCCCGGCTGGCGCGGCGCTTCCCCCATGTGCTCACGCTGGTCTTCGACCCCGAGCGGCCCCCCGAGGATCCGCTCGCCTCGTACGCACAGCGGCTGCGCGGCCGCTCGGACCGGCAGATCGCCGAGGACTTCGTGGCCCATGTGCGGGGCGGCCGCGGCCCGGACGAGGCGGAGCGCGCGCTGCTCGGCGACGCGCTGGAGACGGTACGGAGCGAGGCGCACGAGAACGGCGCGGGGGCGACGACGGCGACCGTGGGGGCCACTGCCGGAGAGGCGGCACGATGA
- a CDS encoding AAA family ATPase, protein MRLHRLAVTAFGPFGATQEIDFDELSAAGLFLLHGPTGAGKTSVLDAVCYALYGQVPGARQGSGLSLRSDHAEPLTPTEVVLEFTVGERRLEITRRPEQPRPKKRGTGMTREKAQTLLREYAPPESSAGAGAGKWKALSRSHQEIGEELAQLLGMSREQFCQVVLLPQGDFARFLRADELARGKLLGKLFDTGRFAAVEERLAEQRRAAEKRVAAGDERLLALAHRMAQAAGRTTEPDRHPLPGLTPGEPGLADAVLEWAAIARAGARERQDIALSAVRAAEAAHDGAQRTADATRERAELQRRHAEARRRADDLERRRPDHDRLRELLERARAADAVVPALDLRTAAARDHHTAETTERQARTRLSAEPDLAAVTRAPIPDIPDPRTPPGPGTSPVASLPAQGLASPDETTPPTGAAIMMDATVERGGHGQGGPHPDAVGEGGGALSDAAYGVPGRGAGSRGAGVAVVLAEADAEWLGQVERRLREELGALGAARRGEARAEAVVREIAALEREARADDEAVEEATEWLAGWEETHRAHQRRVEAAQEAVTRAEQLGGRIEPAERRLAAARRRDRLAGQEEQAREELLRAREGTAAARQNWLDLKEARLRGIAAELAAGLRAGDPCAVCGATEHPSPARPGAGHVDRTAEEAALADHQRAEEAREEAERARNALREARAGAEATAEGEDAAELDRALAELRTAYAEARSAAADAHAAREALDRAQGEHTRRTEQRQAAERRAAARTSHREALARERAALLAELEQARGADATVARRAARLERQAGLLAHAAEAARAADAAANRLKEADARLADAAYRAGFETPERAAEAVLHPDRQREARRRLDALQSESAAVAAELSDARVLAAAQAPPADPATAQSAADAATRALREVSAADAAARTRCAELDALSAQAVADARRLAPLRAEHDRIARLASLAAGTSADNERRMRLEAYVLAARLEQVAAAASVRLRHMSSGRYTLVHSDARSGGRGRSGLGLHVVDAWTGSERDTATLSGGETFSASLALALGLADVVTDEAGGVRLDTLFIDEGFGSLDEQTLDEVMDVLDSLRERDRTVGIVSHVADLRRRIPAQLEVVKGRQGSAVRHRMAAAH, encoded by the coding sequence ATGAGGCTGCACCGGCTCGCCGTCACGGCCTTCGGCCCGTTCGGCGCCACCCAGGAGATCGACTTCGATGAGCTGTCCGCGGCCGGACTCTTCCTGCTGCACGGGCCGACCGGCGCCGGTAAGACGTCCGTCCTGGACGCGGTCTGCTACGCGCTGTACGGCCAGGTGCCCGGCGCCCGCCAGGGGAGCGGCCTCTCGCTGCGCAGCGACCACGCCGAGCCGCTGACCCCGACCGAGGTCGTGCTCGAATTCACCGTCGGGGAGCGGCGCCTGGAGATCACCCGGCGCCCCGAGCAGCCGCGCCCCAAGAAGCGGGGCACGGGGATGACGCGCGAGAAGGCGCAGACCCTGCTCCGCGAGTACGCCCCGCCGGAATCCTCGGCCGGCGCGGGGGCGGGGAAGTGGAAGGCCCTCAGCCGTTCGCACCAGGAGATCGGCGAGGAGCTGGCGCAGCTGCTCGGCATGAGCCGGGAGCAGTTCTGCCAGGTGGTGCTGTTGCCGCAGGGCGACTTCGCCCGCTTTCTGCGCGCCGATGAACTGGCGCGCGGCAAGCTGCTGGGCAAGCTGTTCGACACCGGCCGCTTCGCCGCCGTCGAGGAACGGCTGGCGGAGCAGCGGCGGGCCGCGGAGAAGCGGGTCGCGGCCGGGGACGAGCGGCTGCTCGCGCTCGCCCACCGCATGGCGCAGGCGGCGGGCCGCACCACGGAGCCGGACAGGCATCCGCTGCCCGGGCTGACGCCCGGTGAGCCGGGGCTGGCCGACGCCGTCCTGGAGTGGGCCGCCATCGCGCGCGCGGGCGCGCGCGAGCGGCAGGACATCGCGCTGTCCGCCGTACGGGCCGCGGAGGCGGCCCACGACGGTGCCCAGCGGACCGCCGACGCGACCCGCGAACGAGCGGAACTCCAGCGCCGCCACGCCGAGGCCCGCCGCCGGGCGGACGACCTCGAACGGCGACGGCCCGACCACGACCGCCTGCGCGAACTGCTGGAACGCGCCCGCGCCGCCGACGCGGTGGTCCCCGCACTCGACCTCCGCACCGCCGCCGCCCGCGACCACCACACCGCGGAAACCACCGAACGCCAGGCCCGCACCCGCCTGTCCGCCGAGCCCGACCTGGCGGCCGTGACCCGCGCGCCGATCCCGGACATCCCCGACCCACGCACACCTCCCGGCCCGGGTACCTCACCCGTCGCTTCCCTGCCCGCGCAGGGTCTCGCGTCCCCGGACGAGACCACCCCGCCCACGGGCGCCGCCATCATGATGGACGCCACGGTCGAGCGTGGCGGACACGGCCAGGGCGGGCCGCACCCGGATGCGGTGGGGGAGGGCGGCGGTGCGTTGTCCGACGCCGCGTACGGCGTGCCGGGCCGTGGGGCCGGTTCGCGGGGCGCGGGTGTGGCCGTGGTGCTGGCCGAGGCCGATGCCGAGTGGCTGGGACAGGTTGAGCGGCGGCTGCGCGAGGAGCTCGGGGCGTTGGGGGCCGCGCGGCGGGGGGAGGCCCGTGCGGAGGCCGTCGTCCGCGAGATCGCCGCGCTCGAACGGGAGGCTCGCGCCGACGACGAGGCGGTCGAGGAGGCCACCGAGTGGCTCGCCGGGTGGGAGGAGACCCACCGGGCGCATCAGCGTCGGGTCGAGGCGGCGCAGGAGGCTGTCACCCGGGCCGAGCAGCTCGGCGGGCGGATCGAGCCCGCCGAGCGGCGGCTGGCGGCCGCCCGGCGGCGGGACCGGCTCGCCGGGCAGGAGGAGCAGGCGCGGGAAGAGCTGTTGCGGGCGCGGGAAGGGACCGCCGCCGCGCGGCAGAACTGGCTCGACCTCAAAGAGGCCCGGCTGCGCGGTATCGCCGCCGAGCTCGCGGCCGGGCTGCGCGCCGGAGACCCCTGCGCGGTGTGCGGGGCGACCGAGCACCCGAGCCCGGCCCGGCCCGGCGCCGGGCATGTGGACCGTACGGCGGAGGAGGCCGCGCTGGCGGACCACCAGCGGGCCGAGGAGGCCCGCGAGGAGGCCGAGCGGGCGCGGAACGCGCTGCGGGAGGCCCGCGCGGGCGCCGAGGCCACGGCGGAGGGCGAGGACGCGGCCGAACTCGACCGGGCCCTGGCCGAGTTGCGCACCGCGTACGCCGAGGCCCGAAGCGCGGCGGCCGACGCGCACGCCGCCCGCGAGGCCCTGGACCGGGCCCAGGGCGAGCACACCCGCCGTACGGAACAGCGGCAGGCGGCCGAGCGGCGGGCGGCCGCCCGCACCTCGCACCGCGAGGCCCTGGCCCGGGAGCGGGCCGCGCTGCTGGCCGAGCTGGAGCAGGCGCGCGGCGCGGACGCCACCGTCGCGCGGCGCGCGGCGCGGCTCGAGCGGCAGGCGGGGCTGCTGGCCCACGCCGCCGAGGCGGCGCGGGCCGCCGACGCGGCCGCGAACCGGCTGAAGGAGGCCGACGCCCGGCTCGCCGACGCCGCCTACCGGGCCGGGTTCGAGACCCCGGAGCGGGCCGCCGAGGCCGTGCTGCACCCGGACCGGCAGCGCGAGGCGCGCCGCCGTCTCGACGCCTTGCAGTCGGAGTCGGCGGCGGTCGCGGCCGAGCTGTCCGACGCCAGGGTGCTCGCGGCCGCCCAAGCGCCGCCCGCCGACCCCGCGACGGCGCAGTCGGCGGCCGACGCGGCCACCCGCGCGCTGCGCGAGGTCTCAGCAGCCGACGCCGCGGCCCGCACCCGCTGCGCGGAGCTCGACGCGCTCTCCGCCCAGGCGGTCGCCGACGCCCGCCGACTCGCCCCGCTGCGCGCGGAGCACGACCGGATCGCCCGGCTCGCCTCGCTCGCGGCGGGCACCTCCGCGGACAACGAGCGCAGGATGCGGCTGGAGGCGTATGTGCTGGCGGCCCGCCTGGAGCAGGTCGCGGCGGCGGCGAGCGTACGGCTGCGCCACATGTCCTCCGGGCGCTACACCCTGGTGCACTCCGACGCCCGCTCCGGCGGGCGCGGCCGCTCCGGTCTCGGACTGCATGTCGTCGACGCCTGGACGGGCAGCGAACGCGACACCGCCACCCTCTCCGGCGGCGAGACCTTCTCCGCCTCGCTCGCCCTCGCCCTGGGCCTGGCCGATGTGGTCACCGACGAGGCGGGCGGGGTCCGCCTGGACACCCTCTTCATCGACGAGGGGTTCGGCAGCCTCGACGAGCAGACGCTGGACGAGGTCATGGACGTACTGGACTCGCTGCGCGAACGCGACCGTACGGTCGGCATCGTCAGCCATGTCGCCGATCTGCGCCGGCGGATCCCGGCCCAGCTGGAGGTCGTCAAGGGCCGCCAGGGCTCGGCCGTACGGCATCGGATGGCCGCCGCGCACTAG
- a CDS encoding sensor histidine kinase, with product MTRRLLLGYLSLAVLTLLSLGIPLGYVYGRAEREQIISAAEDEAESVSAFASLSIMAGREQRELPHRARHCAERIRGRVVIVGDDGRLLATSHRLSATESRNLVSRPEIAAALRGRDAIDVRTSTIGGVRYLSVAAPVVHGDELQGAVRLTVPTDAVEARVHRIWLLLAVGGLAILTAVAAVGLVFARWASRPILELERFAHRLADGRFTTPAPVTYGPPEVRSLAATFNQTAARLEHLLASQRAFAAEASHQLKTPLAALRLRLDNLEAEMTGHARDSLGAAITETDRLARMVEGLLAMARLEESAVTPEPVDLDRVCAERLLTWSPLFDRHEAQLALLGDRVGQALAVPGAIEQILDNLLSNALRATPPGSTVTMVLRCSAADRRHLPARPAWIELHVIDEGPGMTADQRRRAFDRFWRAPDAPKGGTGLGLSLVQRLAHASGGEAILARAPGGGLDAAIRLRPAPRATQGRPARLGLPRRVRSDRSTPESAPAPPSVRSPA from the coding sequence GTGACCCGACGTCTGCTGCTGGGGTATCTGAGCCTCGCCGTACTGACCCTGCTGAGCCTCGGCATACCGCTCGGCTATGTCTACGGCAGAGCCGAGCGGGAGCAGATCATCTCCGCGGCGGAGGACGAGGCCGAGTCGGTGTCCGCGTTCGCCTCGCTGTCCATCATGGCGGGACGGGAGCAGCGCGAGCTGCCGCACCGGGCGCGGCACTGTGCCGAGCGCATCCGGGGCAGGGTGGTCATCGTCGGCGACGACGGCCGGCTGCTGGCGACCTCGCATCGGCTGTCCGCCACGGAGTCCCGGAACCTGGTGTCGCGCCCCGAGATCGCCGCCGCGCTGCGCGGCCGGGACGCGATCGACGTCCGGACCTCCACCATCGGCGGCGTCCGCTATCTCTCGGTCGCCGCACCCGTGGTCCACGGCGACGAGCTGCAGGGCGCGGTGCGGCTCACCGTGCCCACCGACGCGGTGGAGGCCCGGGTCCACCGGATCTGGCTGCTGCTGGCCGTGGGCGGGCTCGCGATCCTCACGGCCGTCGCCGCCGTGGGGCTGGTCTTCGCCCGCTGGGCCAGCCGTCCCATTCTGGAGCTGGAGCGGTTCGCGCACCGCCTGGCCGACGGCCGGTTCACCACGCCCGCGCCCGTGACCTACGGGCCGCCCGAGGTGCGCAGCCTCGCCGCCACCTTCAACCAGACCGCCGCCCGGCTGGAGCATCTGCTGGCCTCCCAGCGCGCGTTCGCCGCCGAGGCGTCCCACCAGCTCAAGACGCCGCTGGCGGCGCTGCGGCTGCGGCTGGACAACCTGGAGGCGGAGATGACGGGGCACGCCCGGGACAGTCTCGGCGCGGCGATAACCGAGACCGACCGGCTGGCCCGGATGGTCGAGGGACTACTGGCGATGGCGCGGCTGGAGGAGAGCGCCGTCACCCCCGAACCGGTCGACCTGGACCGGGTGTGCGCCGAGCGGCTGCTCACCTGGAGCCCGCTCTTCGACCGGCACGAGGCCCAGCTCGCTCTGCTCGGCGACCGGGTCGGCCAGGCGCTCGCGGTGCCCGGAGCCATCGAGCAGATCCTGGACAATCTGCTCTCCAACGCGCTGCGCGCCACGCCCCCGGGCTCCACCGTCACCATGGTGCTGCGCTGTTCGGCCGCCGACCGCCGCCATCTCCCCGCGCGGCCCGCCTGGATCGAGCTGCATGTCATCGACGAGGGTCCCGGCATGACCGCCGATCAGCGGCGCCGCGCCTTCGACCGCTTCTGGCGCGCCCCCGACGCCCCGAAGGGCGGCACCGGTCTGGGTCTGTCGCTGGTGCAGCGGCTCGCCCATGCGAGCGGAGGGGAGGCCATCCTGGCCCGGGCGCCCGGCGGCGGCCTCGACGCCGCGATCCGGCTGCGGCCCGCGCCCCGCGCGACCCAGGGCCGCCCGGCCAGACTCGGCCTGCCCCGGAGAGTCCGGAGCGACCGGAGCACACCGGAGTCCGCTCCGGCCCCGCCCTCGGTGCGCTCACCGGCGTAG
- a CDS encoding DUF885 domain-containing protein, with translation MSDTKNAPLPRQVADSYVDALIELDPITGTYLGVPESSRRLPDFSPEGAKAIADLDRTTLDRLAEAEARPGADSDAERRCARLLRERLTAELDVHEADEHLRAVSNLSSPLHSVRGIFTVMPTETEEDWSAVAARLRAVPAALEGYRASLAEGLRRNLPAGPRQVATVLEQLTEWIGTDGGWFADFTAEGPDALRGELDEAAAAATGALAALRDWLHDTYAPAIEGAPDVVGRERYRRWARMWNGTDLDLDEAYAYGWSEFHRIHAEMRTEAEKILPGAGPWEALRHLDAHGAHIEGVEETRVWLQKLMDEAIEQLDGTHFDLAERVKRVESMIAPPGSAAAPYYTQPSVDFSRPGRTWLPTMGETRFPVYDLVSTWYHEGVPGHHLQLAQWAHVSDQLSRYQATVGMVSANAEGWALYAERLMDELGYLSDPERRLGYLDAQMMRALRVIVDIGMHLELEIPADSPFHPGERWTPELAREFFGLHCGRPAEFLDSELVRYLGMPGQAIGYKLGERAWLTGREAARKAHGDAFDAKKWHMAALSQGSLGLDDLVEELSAL, from the coding sequence ATGTCCGATACCAAGAACGCTCCGCTGCCCCGGCAGGTCGCCGACAGCTATGTCGACGCCCTCATCGAACTCGACCCGATCACCGGCACCTACCTGGGCGTTCCCGAGAGCTCCCGGCGTCTGCCGGACTTCTCCCCCGAGGGGGCGAAGGCCATCGCCGACCTGGACCGCACCACCTTGGACCGGCTGGCCGAGGCCGAGGCGCGCCCCGGCGCGGACAGTGACGCCGAACGCCGCTGCGCCCGGCTGCTGCGGGAGCGGCTGACCGCCGAACTCGATGTGCACGAGGCCGATGAGCACCTGCGCGCGGTCAGCAATCTGAGCTCCCCGCTGCACTCGGTGCGCGGCATCTTCACCGTGATGCCCACCGAGACCGAGGAGGACTGGTCGGCGGTCGCGGCCCGGCTGCGCGCCGTACCGGCCGCGCTGGAGGGGTACCGCGCCTCGCTCGCCGAGGGGCTGCGGCGGAACCTGCCGGCCGGGCCCCGCCAGGTGGCCACGGTCCTCGAGCAGCTGACGGAGTGGATCGGCACGGACGGCGGCTGGTTCGCGGACTTCACCGCCGAGGGCCCCGACGCGCTGCGCGGTGAGCTGGACGAGGCGGCCGCGGCGGCCACGGGCGCGCTGGCCGCGCTCCGCGACTGGCTGCACGACACCTACGCCCCGGCCATCGAGGGCGCGCCCGATGTGGTGGGGCGTGAGCGCTACCGCCGCTGGGCCCGGATGTGGAACGGCACGGACCTCGACCTGGACGAGGCGTACGCGTACGGCTGGTCGGAATTCCACCGGATCCACGCCGAGATGCGCACCGAGGCCGAGAAGATCCTGCCCGGGGCCGGCCCGTGGGAGGCGCTGCGCCACCTCGACGCCCACGGCGCCCATATCGAGGGGGTCGAGGAGACCCGGGTGTGGCTGCAGAAGCTGATGGACGAGGCCATCGAGCAGCTGGACGGCACCCATTTCGACCTGGCCGAACGGGTCAAGCGGGTCGAGTCGATGATCGCCCCGCCGGGCAGCGCGGCGGCGCCGTACTACACCCAGCCGTCGGTGGACTTCTCCCGCCCCGGCCGGACCTGGCTGCCCACGATGGGCGAGACCCGCTTCCCCGTCTACGACCTGGTCTCCACCTGGTACCACGAGGGCGTACCCGGCCACCATCTGCAGCTCGCCCAGTGGGCGCACGTCTCCGACCAGCTCTCCCGCTACCAGGCCACGGTCGGCATGGTCAGCGCCAACGCGGAGGGCTGGGCGCTGTACGCGGAGCGGCTCATGGACGAGCTGGGGTATCTGTCGGACCCGGAGCGGCGGCTGGGCTATCTGGACGCGCAGATGATGCGGGCGCTGCGGGTGATCGTGGACATCGGGATGCACCTGGAGCTGGAGATCCCCGCCGATTCGCCCTTCCACCCCGGCGAGCGGTGGACTCCGGAGCTGGCGCGCGAGTTCTTCGGGCTGCACTGCGGCCGTCCGGCGGAGTTCCTCGACAGTGAGCTGGTGCGCTATCTGGGCATGCCGGGCCAGGCCATCGGCTACAAGCTGGGCGAGCGGGCCTGGCTGACGGGGCGGGAGGCGGCCCGTAAGGCGCACGGCGACGCCTTCGACGCCAAGAAGTGGCACATGGCGGCGCTGTCGCAGGGGTCGCTGGGCCTTGATGACCTGGTGGAGGAGCTGTCGGCGCTCTGA